One part of the Pecten maximus chromosome 1, xPecMax1.1, whole genome shotgun sequence genome encodes these proteins:
- the LOC117321673 gene encoding probable serine/threonine-protein kinase clkA — protein MRLFYEGNKTSYEENKTSYEGNKTSYEEDQTIYEGNKTSYEGNKTSYDGKKTSYEEDATSYERDKTGYEGNKTSNEEDKTSYEGNQTSYEWNKTSYEGNKTSNEGNKTSYEEDKTSYEGNKTSYEGNKTSYERDKTSYEGNRTSYEEYKTSYEEDKTCYEGNKTSYEGNKTSYEGNKTSYERDKTSYGGNKTSYEEDKTSCERDQTSNEGNRTSYEGNKTSYERDKTSYEENKTSYEEDKTSYERGQTSNEEDETSYEGNKTSYEGNKTSYEENKTSYEGNKTSYEGNKTSYERDKTSYERNKTSYERNKTSYEGNKTSYEDNYTSNESDKTSYEGNITSYEGNRTGYEGNKTSYERDKTSYEGNKTSYEGNKTSYNWEKTSYEGEKTSYEGDKTSYGKDKTNIERDKTS, from the exons ATGCGACTTTT TTACGAGGGGAATAAGACCAGTTAcgaggagaataagaccagttACGAGGGGAATAAGACCAGTTACGAGGAGGATCAGACCATTTACGAGGGGAATAAGACCAGTTACGAGGGAAATAAGACTAGTTACGACGGGAAAAAGACTAGTTACGAGGAGGATGCGACTAGTTACGAGAGGGATAAGACAGGTTACGAGGGGAATAAGACCAGTAACGAGGAGGATAAGACCAGTTACGAGGGGAATCAGACCAGTTACGAGTGGAATAAGACCAGTTACGAGGGGAATAAGACTAGTAACGAGGGGAATAAAACCAGTTACGAGGAGGATAAGACCAGTTACGAGGGGAATAAGACCAGCTACGAGGGGAATAAGACCAGCTACGAGAGGGATAAGACCAGTTACGAGGGGAATAGGACCAGTTACGAGGAGTATAAGACCAGTTACGAGGAGGATAAGACCTGTTACGAGGGGAATAAGACTAGTTACGAGGGGAATAAGACTAGTTACGAGGGGAATAAGACTAGTTACGAGAGGGATAAGACTAGTTACGGGGGGAATAAGACTAGTTACGAGGAGGATAAGACTAGTTGCGAGAGGGATCAGACTAGTAACGAGGGGAATAGGACCAGTTACGAGGGGAATAAGACTAGTTACGAGAGGGATAAGACTAGTTACGAGGAGAATAAGACAAGTTACGAGGAGGATAAGACTAGTTACGAGAGGGGTCAGACTAGTAACGAGGAGGATGAGACTAGTTACGAGGGGAATAAAACCAGTTACGAGGGGAATAAGACCAGTTAcgaggagaataagaccagttACGAGGGGAATAAGACCAGTTACGAGGGGAATAAGACTAGTTACGAGAGAGATAAGACCAGTTACGAGAGGAATAAAACCAGTTACGAGCGGAATAAGACCAGTTACGAGGGGAATAAGACCAGTTACGAGGATAATTATACTAGTAACGAGAGCGATAAGACTAGTTACGAGGGGAATATAACCAGTTACGAGGGGAATAGGACCGGTTACGAGGGGAATAAGACTAGTTACGAGAGGGATAAGACCAGTTACGAGGGGAATAAAACCAGTTATGAGGGAAATAAGACCAGTTACAATTGGGAAAAGACCAGTTACGAGGGGGAAAAGACCAGTTACGAGGGGGATAAGACCAGTTACGGGAAGGATAAGACCAATATCGAGAGGGATAAGACCAGTTAG